In a single window of the Amycolatopsis sp. cg5 genome:
- a CDS encoding protein-arginine deiminase family protein, with product MTARTLLALAVVALGVIGSAPAASATPDLVQFRTDTPLFLANIDDDAGVCKAKAKQIAADAVEKEKAETDAFDKRHQELLELAKTDPERAEREYAQLQKDHRVAQYAADREMAACNDAADDVVNGPQDEKDLTRLHVWSPWGTGKVAVPEHVRVFVKRAQWEVVKADTVLSEEELRRGVEVGVEGLDVIRDAKVWDGRVTVGLTVNGHTSKLDLREAPVITQNNTQRVQDVLIADQRETDAAFDKAMAGAVDKPLHRVDTGGDDWMQDVFEPASMSVPGSSMRVLITSVNNSRRLGARTAWTEFAGPGVAAVHVEHAFTAKEHESLDSMGNLETVPPRPGFPSGQIIVGAGDPGEGPAAEMLTFLAAQAVQQPITLDTSWLDVGHVDEFVQFVPAPGSRLGWRALVADPVRGLQLLKDAGHGDQIMHGDLPKLEWPYDLHVDQRSIGEFLADEQFVRTNQNAASKIDANLAVLRQKTGLTDADIVRVPTLFSYKSLDWQFLKQDIDRMPAGPEKDKKLAQLTAMTIAVAEIPNAVNGLVLDGGRYVAPKQYGPLIGGKDVFAEAVTQSLKSTGLTVRYVDDFLGAHMSGGEIHCVTNTLRAF from the coding sequence ATGACAGCCCGCACTCTGCTCGCCTTGGCCGTTGTGGCACTCGGCGTCATCGGATCCGCCCCGGCCGCGTCCGCGACCCCCGACCTGGTCCAGTTCCGCACGGACACCCCGCTCTTCCTGGCCAACATCGACGACGACGCCGGAGTCTGCAAGGCCAAGGCGAAGCAGATCGCCGCTGACGCGGTGGAGAAGGAGAAAGCCGAGACCGACGCGTTCGACAAGCGTCACCAGGAACTGCTCGAACTCGCGAAGACCGACCCCGAGCGCGCCGAGCGTGAATACGCGCAGCTGCAGAAGGACCACCGCGTCGCGCAGTACGCCGCCGACCGCGAGATGGCCGCGTGCAACGACGCGGCCGACGACGTGGTGAACGGTCCGCAGGACGAGAAGGACCTCACCCGCCTGCACGTCTGGTCACCCTGGGGCACCGGCAAGGTCGCGGTTCCCGAGCACGTGCGCGTCTTCGTCAAGCGCGCCCAGTGGGAGGTCGTGAAGGCGGACACCGTGCTGTCGGAGGAGGAACTGCGGCGCGGCGTCGAAGTCGGCGTCGAAGGCCTGGATGTCATCCGCGACGCGAAGGTCTGGGACGGCCGGGTGACCGTCGGCCTGACCGTCAACGGCCACACGTCGAAGCTCGACCTGCGCGAGGCCCCGGTGATCACGCAGAACAACACCCAGCGCGTGCAGGACGTGCTCATCGCCGACCAGCGCGAGACCGACGCCGCGTTCGACAAGGCGATGGCGGGCGCGGTGGACAAGCCGTTGCATCGGGTCGACACCGGCGGCGACGACTGGATGCAGGACGTCTTCGAACCGGCGTCGATGAGCGTCCCCGGCAGCTCGATGCGCGTGCTGATCACTTCGGTGAACAACTCGCGGCGCCTGGGCGCCCGCACCGCGTGGACCGAGTTCGCCGGCCCCGGCGTGGCCGCCGTGCACGTCGAACACGCCTTCACCGCGAAGGAGCACGAAAGCCTCGACTCCATGGGCAACCTGGAGACGGTGCCGCCGCGCCCCGGCTTCCCGTCCGGCCAGATCATCGTCGGCGCGGGCGACCCCGGTGAGGGCCCGGCCGCCGAGATGCTCACTTTCCTTGCCGCGCAAGCGGTTCAGCAGCCGATCACGCTGGACACCTCCTGGCTCGACGTCGGTCACGTCGACGAGTTCGTCCAGTTCGTGCCCGCACCGGGCAGCAGGCTGGGCTGGCGCGCGCTGGTCGCCGACCCGGTGCGCGGCCTGCAGCTGCTCAAGGACGCCGGGCACGGCGACCAGATCATGCACGGCGACCTGCCCAAGCTGGAGTGGCCGTACGACCTGCACGTCGACCAGCGCTCGATCGGCGAGTTCCTGGCCGACGAGCAGTTCGTGCGCACCAACCAGAACGCGGCGTCGAAGATCGACGCGAACCTGGCCGTCCTGCGTCAGAAGACCGGCCTCACCGACGCCGACATCGTGCGCGTGCCGACGTTGTTCTCCTACAAGTCGCTGGACTGGCAGTTCCTCAAGCAGGACATCGACCGGATGCCGGCTGGCCCGGAGAAGGACAAGAAGCTCGCGCAGCTGACCGCCATGACCATCGCGGTCGCCGAGATCCCCAACGCCGTCAACGGCCTCGTCCTCGACGGCGGCCGCTACGTCGCGCCGAAGCAGTACGGCCCGCTCATCGGCGGCAAGGACGTTTTCGCCGAGGCCGTCACCCAGTCGCTCAAGAGCACGGGCCTGACCGTCCGCTACGTGGACGACTTCCTCGGCGCCCACATGTCCGGCGGCGAGATCCACTGCGTCACCAACACCTTGCGCGCCTTCTGA
- a CDS encoding xanthine dehydrogenase family protein subunit M: MDFLRPATLREALELKAERVDAVPIAGGTDVMVELNFDHRRPAALLDLTGIGELAEWSTSDGQVRLGAGVPYVRVIAELGESLPALAMASRTVGSPQIRNRGTVGGNLGAASPAGDTHPVLLALGGEVEVASVRGSRRIPADEFYLGVKHNALEPDELITAVHLPASAGPQQFAKVGTRNAMVIAVCSFAIALRPERAEIGAAVGSAAPTPRRAREAEEYLAAEAPWDTRAPIADSVKRRFGDLVAQAASPIDDVRGSAAYRKHALAVMARRTLTWAWNEYQGVERSCA, encoded by the coding sequence TTGGATTTCCTGCGACCCGCGACACTGCGTGAGGCGCTCGAGCTCAAGGCCGAGCGCGTCGACGCGGTGCCCATCGCCGGCGGCACGGACGTGATGGTCGAGCTGAACTTCGACCACCGGCGGCCTGCCGCGCTGCTCGACCTGACCGGCATCGGCGAGCTCGCCGAGTGGTCCACTTCGGACGGTCAGGTCCGGCTCGGCGCCGGCGTCCCGTACGTCCGCGTCATCGCTGAGCTGGGCGAATCCCTGCCCGCGCTGGCGATGGCCTCGCGCACGGTCGGCTCGCCGCAGATCCGCAACCGGGGCACGGTCGGCGGCAACCTCGGCGCCGCGTCGCCCGCCGGCGACACACACCCGGTGCTGCTGGCGCTCGGGGGCGAGGTCGAGGTCGCGTCCGTGCGCGGCTCGCGCCGGATCCCCGCCGACGAGTTCTACCTCGGCGTCAAGCACAACGCGCTCGAACCGGACGAGCTGATCACCGCGGTGCACCTGCCCGCTTCGGCAGGCCCGCAGCAGTTCGCCAAGGTCGGGACGCGCAACGCGATGGTCATCGCGGTCTGCTCGTTCGCGATCGCACTGCGGCCCGAACGGGCGGAGATCGGGGCGGCCGTCGGCTCGGCCGCGCCGACGCCGCGACGAGCCCGCGAGGCCGAGGAGTACCTCGCGGCCGAGGCGCCATGGGACACGCGGGCCCCGATCGCCGACTCGGTCAAGCGCCGCTTCGGCGATCTGGTCGCGCAGGCCGCGTCGCCGATCGACGACGTGCGCGGCAGCGCCGCCTACCGCAAGCACGCGCTGGCCGTGATGGCGCGCCGCACTTTGACATGGGCATGGAACGAGTACCAGGGGGTCGAGCGCTCGTGCGCGTGA
- the pucD gene encoding xanthine dehydrogenase subunit D has translation MTTSTTTSTETRTTPNGVGASPQRPDGIVKVRGEFAYSSDLWHEDMLWGATLRSPHPYARIVSIDIAQALAVQGVYAVLTHEDVPGVNRYGLEHADQPVLADEVVRYQGEPVAIVAADHPETARRALKKIVVTYEVLEPVTDSEAAVAGEGARLHEGGNVVRHVKIRRGAEFDAEVVVSGVYEVGMQDQAFLGPESGLAVPDTEGGVDLYVATQWLHVDQQQIVAALGLPVDKVRLTLGGVGGAFGGREDLSMQVHACLLALHTGKPVKMVYNREESFYGHVHRHPAKMYYEHGADSDGKLVYVKARLYLDGGAYASSTGAVVANAATLGVGPYNVDSVSVDCWGAYTNNPPCGAMRGFGAVQAGFAYESQMDKLAGACGVDPVELRIRNAMAEGSLMPTGQVIDSAAPVAELLELVRAKPMPAANDGSDLRLLPGGVSNTTHGEGVVRGVGYAVGIKNVCFSEGFDDYSTARVRLMVVGGEPAATVHTAACEVGQGLVTVMQQIVRTELGIEQVTILPMDTSIGNGGSTSASRQTYVTGGAVQAACLAVRDRLFKHAAGRFDMSGASVAGGKIVTTQGVVADVADIVGTEVFDETVEWRHRPTQAVDPEFGQGNAHVQYAFAAHRAVVDVDTELGLVKVVALDCAQDVGKSMNPQAVLGQIQGGSAQGLGLAVMEEIQIADGKIRNPSFTDYLIPTVLDMPPMSIDVLERADPHAPYGLRGVGEPPTISSTPAIVAAIRAATGLALPRVPVRPEHLTGT, from the coding sequence ATGACCACGTCCACCACGACGTCGACTGAGACCAGGACAACGCCGAACGGAGTCGGCGCGAGCCCTCAGCGGCCGGACGGGATCGTCAAGGTCCGTGGCGAGTTCGCCTACTCGTCGGACCTCTGGCACGAGGACATGCTGTGGGGCGCGACCCTGCGCAGCCCGCATCCGTACGCGCGGATCGTCTCGATCGACATCGCGCAAGCCCTTGCGGTGCAAGGGGTGTACGCGGTGCTGACGCACGAGGACGTGCCGGGCGTCAACCGGTACGGGCTGGAGCACGCGGACCAGCCGGTGCTGGCCGACGAGGTCGTGCGGTACCAGGGCGAGCCGGTCGCGATCGTCGCGGCCGACCACCCGGAGACCGCGCGGCGCGCGCTGAAGAAGATCGTCGTCACCTACGAGGTGCTGGAGCCGGTCACCGACTCCGAGGCCGCCGTCGCCGGTGAAGGCGCGCGGTTGCACGAAGGCGGCAACGTCGTGCGCCACGTCAAGATCCGGCGCGGCGCCGAGTTCGACGCCGAAGTCGTCGTGTCCGGCGTCTACGAAGTCGGCATGCAGGATCAGGCGTTCCTCGGCCCCGAGTCCGGGCTCGCGGTGCCGGACACCGAGGGCGGTGTCGACCTTTACGTTGCCACGCAATGGTTGCACGTCGACCAGCAGCAGATCGTGGCAGCGCTGGGGTTGCCGGTGGACAAGGTGCGGCTGACGCTCGGCGGGGTCGGCGGCGCGTTCGGCGGGCGCGAGGATCTGTCGATGCAGGTGCACGCCTGCCTGCTCGCGCTGCACACCGGCAAGCCGGTCAAGATGGTCTACAACCGGGAAGAATCCTTCTACGGCCACGTGCACCGGCATCCGGCGAAGATGTACTACGAGCACGGCGCGGACTCGGACGGCAAGCTCGTCTACGTCAAGGCGAGGCTGTATCTCGACGGCGGCGCGTACGCGTCGTCGACCGGCGCCGTGGTGGCGAACGCGGCCACGCTGGGCGTCGGACCGTACAATGTGGACAGTGTGAGTGTCGACTGCTGGGGCGCCTACACGAACAACCCGCCGTGCGGCGCGATGCGTGGATTCGGTGCCGTGCAAGCGGGTTTCGCCTACGAATCCCAGATGGACAAGCTCGCCGGGGCCTGCGGCGTCGACCCGGTCGAGCTGCGCATCCGCAACGCGATGGCCGAAGGCAGCCTGATGCCGACCGGCCAGGTCATCGACTCCGCCGCGCCGGTCGCCGAGCTGCTCGAACTCGTCCGCGCCAAGCCGATGCCCGCCGCCAACGACGGCTCCGATCTGCGGCTGCTGCCCGGCGGCGTGTCCAACACGACGCACGGCGAAGGCGTGGTCCGCGGCGTCGGCTACGCGGTCGGCATCAAGAACGTCTGCTTCTCCGAGGGCTTCGACGACTACTCGACCGCGCGCGTGCGGCTGATGGTGGTCGGCGGCGAGCCTGCCGCGACCGTGCACACCGCGGCCTGTGAGGTCGGGCAGGGCCTGGTCACGGTGATGCAGCAGATCGTGCGCACCGAACTCGGCATCGAGCAGGTGACGATCCTGCCGATGGACACCTCGATCGGCAACGGCGGTTCGACGTCGGCGTCGCGCCAGACCTACGTGACCGGCGGCGCGGTGCAGGCGGCCTGCCTCGCCGTGCGCGACCGCCTGTTCAAGCACGCCGCGGGCCGGTTCGACATGTCCGGGGCGAGCGTCGCAGGCGGCAAGATCGTCACCACGCAAGGCGTCGTGGCGGATGTGGCGGACATCGTCGGCACTGAGGTCTTCGACGAGACGGTCGAGTGGCGGCACCGCCCGACCCAGGCCGTCGACCCGGAGTTCGGCCAGGGCAACGCGCACGTCCAGTACGCGTTCGCCGCGCACCGCGCGGTCGTCGACGTCGACACCGAACTCGGCCTGGTCAAGGTCGTGGCGCTGGACTGCGCGCAGGACGTCGGCAAGTCGATGAACCCGCAGGCCGTGCTCGGCCAGATCCAGGGCGGCTCGGCGCAGGGACTCGGCCTGGCGGTGATGGAGGAGATCCAGATCGCCGACGGCAAGATCCGCAATCCGTCCTTCACCGACTACCTGATCCCGACGGTGCTCGACATGCCCCCGATGTCGATCGACGTGCTCGAACGCGCGGATCCCCATGCGCCATACGGGTTACGCGGCGTCGGCGAACCCCCGACGATCTCGTCCACCCCGGCGATCGTGGCCGCCATCCGCGCGGCCACGGGCCTGGCGTTGCCCCGGGTCCCTGTCCGGCCAGAGCATTTGACGGGTACCTGA
- a CDS encoding PucR family transcriptional regulator ligand-binding domain-containing protein, with the protein MTTVKTLLDIPALRLRVRAGGDLLDRAVTRIYGTELADPGRYVSAGEFVLSGLLWWKRPGDAEPFVAALATAGAAALAASGADTGGIPGDLIEACDRHRIPLLEAPADLSFAVITERVVLALAAGSQSARKRLLSIAAEDASLDALVEHGSAELGAPCWVLSATGRVVAGSGDTPPVSALVRRFVAARGLPTHVDDHELTPIGGRHAVPWLLAVRRDLVPSAHDVIDELAGLIGLARSRDEEVRRVSDRIAEPLIELLAGSGDPAGTLPSSGLSGTVRVLVARTPDAHEGRGLLADLLAGHPGRVLLGESGEDAYALIEDHPSWPADWTSAARRSLSTVEPLLLASRVLIGIGGPAPLSALRGASEEARHAVTAAGLRPGVVEVVAGEQVGMHRLLLAGAPDELRSALRQRVLGPLLDYDTEQHGDLVHTIRVYLECSSSPARAAKALHVHVNTLRYRVAKASELLGVDLTEFTHQVDVYLALKAES; encoded by the coding sequence ATGACGACTGTGAAGACTCTGCTGGACATCCCCGCGTTACGCCTGCGGGTCCGCGCGGGCGGCGACCTGCTCGACCGGGCCGTGACCAGGATCTACGGCACCGAACTCGCCGATCCCGGCCGCTACGTGTCGGCGGGCGAGTTCGTGCTCAGCGGCCTGCTCTGGTGGAAACGACCAGGCGACGCCGAACCGTTCGTCGCCGCGCTGGCCACCGCGGGCGCGGCCGCGCTCGCCGCGTCGGGCGCCGACACCGGCGGCATACCCGGCGACCTCATCGAGGCCTGCGACCGGCACCGCATCCCGCTGCTGGAGGCGCCTGCCGACCTGTCGTTCGCGGTGATCACCGAGCGCGTGGTGCTCGCGCTCGCCGCCGGTTCGCAGAGCGCGCGCAAACGTCTGCTCTCCATCGCGGCCGAAGACGCCTCGCTCGACGCGCTGGTCGAGCACGGTTCGGCCGAGCTGGGCGCGCCGTGCTGGGTCCTGTCCGCGACCGGGCGCGTGGTCGCGGGGTCCGGCGACACCCCGCCGGTGAGCGCGCTGGTGCGGCGGTTCGTCGCCGCGCGCGGCCTGCCGACGCACGTCGACGACCACGAGCTGACCCCGATCGGCGGCCGCCACGCGGTGCCGTGGCTGCTGGCCGTGCGCCGCGACCTGGTCCCGTCGGCCCACGACGTCATCGACGAGCTGGCCGGGCTGATCGGCCTCGCCAGGTCACGCGACGAGGAGGTCCGCCGCGTCTCCGACCGCATCGCCGAGCCGTTGATCGAGCTGCTCGCGGGCAGCGGCGACCCGGCGGGCACGCTCCCGTCGAGCGGGCTGTCCGGCACCGTCCGGGTGCTCGTCGCCCGCACCCCCGACGCGCACGAGGGCCGCGGCCTGCTCGCCGACCTGCTCGCCGGGCACCCCGGCCGGGTGCTGCTCGGCGAATCCGGCGAAGACGCCTACGCCCTCATCGAGGACCATCCGTCCTGGCCTGCCGACTGGACTTCGGCGGCGCGGCGCTCGCTGTCCACTGTGGAGCCACTGCTGCTGGCGTCACGGGTGCTGATCGGCATCGGCGGCCCGGCCCCGCTCTCCGCGCTGCGCGGCGCGAGCGAGGAGGCCAGGCACGCGGTCACGGCGGCGGGCCTGCGGCCGGGAGTCGTCGAGGTCGTCGCGGGTGAGCAGGTCGGCATGCACCGGCTGCTGCTGGCCGGCGCGCCGGACGAGCTGCGCTCGGCGCTGCGGCAACGGGTGCTCGGCCCGCTGCTCGACTACGACACCGAGCAGCACGGCGACCTCGTGCACACGATCCGCGTGTACCTGGAGTGCTCGAGCTCGCCCGCCCGCGCGGCCAAGGCGCTCCACGTGCACGTCAACACCCTGCGCTACCGCGTCGCGAAGGCGTCGGAGCTGCTCGGCGTCGACCTGACCGAGTTCACGCACCAGGTCGACGTCTACCTGGCGCTCAAGGCCGAGTCTTAG
- a CDS encoding RICIN domain-containing protein: MNRGKRLLGALALALAVAATALGSAQAAPAKAPKLNAAVLIHNAATGLCVDLPDLGPGEPDGPVNQWYCRPTGDNQYFTIQPSGSDADGKPFYRIVNTSDGLCLDLPYYDAQWPGTDVSEYHCLANDNQDWYLDPRPNDTVHIRNVKSTDQCLDVPGYGDGGPDARLGIYTCSDNDDHEWWFG; this comes from the coding sequence GTGAACAGGGGAAAACGACTGCTGGGCGCGCTGGCGCTCGCACTGGCCGTTGCGGCCACCGCCCTCGGCTCCGCCCAGGCGGCGCCGGCGAAGGCGCCGAAGCTCAACGCCGCGGTCCTGATCCACAACGCGGCCACGGGATTGTGCGTCGACCTGCCCGACCTCGGTCCCGGTGAGCCCGACGGCCCGGTCAACCAGTGGTACTGCAGGCCGACCGGCGACAACCAGTACTTCACGATCCAGCCGTCGGGGTCCGACGCGGACGGCAAGCCGTTCTACCGGATCGTCAACACCTCGGACGGCCTCTGCCTCGACCTGCCGTACTACGACGCGCAATGGCCGGGCACCGATGTCAGCGAGTACCACTGCCTGGCCAACGACAACCAGGACTGGTACCTGGACCCGCGTCCCAATGACACGGTTCACATCCGCAACGTGAAGTCCACGGACCAGTGCCTGGACGTCCCCGGCTACGGCGATGGCGGCCCCGACGCACGACTGGGCATCTACACCTGCAGCGACAACGACGACCACGAATGGTGGTTCGGCTGA
- a CDS encoding 8-oxoguanine deaminase: MRTVIENAAIATVNADGDEFTGHVVISGERITAVGAGEAPAGEYDERVDGRDLLVTPGLVNTHHHLYQWATRGLAADHTLFEWLVELYPIWRGLDAGVTHAAATAGLARLALTGCTTVADHHYVFPRGGGDQVEALVGARERIGVRLHVVRGSMDRGESDGGLPPDNLVETTEGALRGTEEAIDRYHDAGPNAHVQIAVGPCSPFSVSSELMTGAAELARRKGVRLHTHLAETLDEERQCLEEQGCTPAEYADKLGWLGDDVWLAHTIHLAPSAIRRLGATGTGAAHCPTSNGRIGCGIAPVRDLLDAGAPVGLGVDGAASNESGGLGEELHQALLQARQSGGPRALTTRESLWMGTMGGARCLGRAGEIGSIEPGKLADLAVWDLRGLLYAGITDPVAALVLGATPPLAKLFVGGEAVVSGGGLRRADESAIAAELSVASAKLREA; encoded by the coding sequence ATGAGGACGGTCATCGAGAACGCCGCCATCGCGACCGTCAACGCCGACGGCGACGAGTTCACCGGTCACGTCGTCATCTCCGGCGAGCGGATCACGGCCGTCGGCGCTGGTGAGGCGCCGGCGGGGGAGTACGACGAGCGCGTCGACGGGCGAGACCTCCTGGTCACGCCTGGGCTCGTCAACACCCATCACCACCTCTACCAATGGGCGACACGCGGGCTCGCCGCCGACCACACGCTGTTCGAGTGGCTCGTCGAGCTGTACCCGATCTGGCGCGGGCTCGACGCGGGCGTCACGCACGCGGCCGCGACCGCCGGGCTGGCGCGGCTCGCGCTGACCGGCTGCACGACCGTCGCCGATCACCACTACGTCTTCCCGCGTGGCGGCGGGGACCAGGTCGAGGCGCTGGTCGGCGCCCGCGAGCGGATCGGCGTGCGGCTGCACGTCGTGCGCGGGTCGATGGACCGCGGCGAGTCCGACGGCGGGCTGCCGCCGGACAACCTGGTCGAGACCACCGAGGGCGCGCTGCGCGGCACCGAGGAAGCGATCGACCGGTATCACGACGCAGGCCCGAACGCGCACGTGCAGATCGCGGTCGGGCCTTGCTCGCCGTTCTCGGTCAGCTCCGAGCTGATGACCGGTGCCGCGGAATTGGCGCGGCGCAAGGGAGTCCGCCTGCATACGCACCTCGCGGAGACGCTCGACGAGGAACGGCAGTGCCTGGAAGAGCAGGGCTGCACGCCCGCCGAATACGCCGACAAGCTCGGCTGGCTCGGTGACGACGTCTGGCTCGCGCACACCATCCACCTCGCGCCGTCGGCCATCCGGCGGCTCGGCGCGACCGGCACCGGCGCCGCGCACTGCCCGACGTCCAACGGCCGCATCGGCTGCGGGATCGCGCCGGTCCGTGACCTGCTCGACGCGGGCGCGCCGGTCGGCCTCGGCGTCGACGGCGCCGCGTCCAACGAGTCCGGCGGGCTCGGCGAAGAGCTGCACCAGGCGTTACTGCAGGCCAGGCAAAGTGGCGGCCCGCGCGCGCTGACGACGCGTGAATCGTTGTGGATGGGCACCATGGGCGGCGCCCGATGCCTCGGCCGCGCCGGCGAAATCGGCTCGATCGAGCCGGGCAAGCTCGCCGACCTCGCGGTCTGGGACCTGCGCGGTCTGCTCTACGCCGGGATCACCGACCCGGTCGCCGCGCTCGTGCTCGGCGCGACGCCGCCGCTGGCCAAGCTGTTCGTCGGCGGCGAAGCCGTGGTGTCCGGTGGCGGGCTCCGCCGAGCCGACGAGTCCGCGATCGCCGCGGAACTGTCGGTGGCCAGTGCGAAACTGCGGGAGGCCTGA
- a CDS encoding trypsin-like serine protease, which produces MRRAGLIVAAAMVALGGLAGTASASPPPQANIIGGSEVPDGKYPFMASLQYQDDKGNWGHFCGASLIDARGILLTAGHCGRVIEQVKVRAVVGRTKLSGEDGYIRGIREVKVHKDADVALIFLDDEVADVAPIQLVTPGTDALERPGRNVLTTGWGSTVLDPAGPGGGGPGSYQPDRLREVTVPIVSNDECSVSFPGLDTTYSICAGRHGKDACQGDSGGPLFVKAPSGRFIQLGVTSAGAGCGALGYPGIYAKLSTQEVGDWIANFGMDTK; this is translated from the coding sequence ATGCGGCGAGCAGGGTTGATCGTGGCGGCGGCGATGGTGGCACTGGGCGGGCTGGCAGGGACCGCGAGCGCGTCGCCACCACCGCAGGCCAACATCATCGGCGGCAGCGAGGTGCCGGACGGCAAGTACCCGTTCATGGCCTCGCTGCAGTACCAGGACGACAAAGGGAACTGGGGCCACTTCTGCGGCGCCTCGCTCATCGACGCACGCGGGATCCTGCTGACGGCCGGGCACTGCGGCCGTGTCATCGAGCAGGTGAAGGTACGGGCGGTGGTCGGCCGGACGAAGCTTTCCGGGGAGGACGGGTACATCCGCGGGATCAGGGAGGTGAAGGTCCACAAGGACGCGGACGTGGCGCTGATCTTCCTCGACGACGAGGTCGCCGACGTCGCGCCGATCCAGCTCGTCACCCCCGGCACCGACGCGCTGGAACGGCCGGGCAGGAACGTGCTCACCACGGGCTGGGGCAGCACGGTGCTGGACCCCGCGGGTCCCGGCGGCGGCGGGCCGGGCAGCTACCAGCCGGACCGCTTGCGTGAGGTGACGGTGCCGATCGTCTCGAACGACGAATGCTCCGTGTCGTTCCCCGGCTTGGACACCACGTACTCGATCTGCGCCGGGCGGCACGGCAAGGACGCGTGCCAGGGCGACAGCGGCGGGCCGTTGTTCGTGAAGGCGCCGTCCGGGCGGTTCATCCAGCTGGGCGTGACGAGCGCGGGCGCGGGCTGCGGCGCGCTGGGCTACCCCGGCATCTACGCCAAGCTGAGCACCCAGGAGGTCGGCGACTGGATCGCCAACTTCGGCATGGACACCAAGTAA
- a CDS encoding (2Fe-2S)-binding protein, whose translation MRVNVTVNGDARQADDVWEGESLLYVLRERLGLPGSKNACEQGECGSCTVYLDDVPVCACLVAAGQVEGREVRTVEGLADGDQLDPIQQSFVDHGAVQCGFCTPGLVVAAHDLLRRVPDPSDEEIREALAGNLCRCTGYEKILDAVRGAK comes from the coding sequence GTGCGCGTGAACGTGACTGTCAACGGCGATGCCCGTCAGGCGGATGACGTCTGGGAAGGCGAGAGCCTGCTGTACGTGCTGCGCGAGCGGCTCGGCCTTCCCGGCTCCAAGAACGCTTGTGAGCAAGGCGAATGCGGTTCCTGCACGGTCTATCTCGACGACGTGCCGGTGTGCGCGTGCCTGGTCGCGGCCGGTCAGGTCGAAGGCCGCGAGGTGCGCACGGTCGAAGGGCTCGCCGACGGCGACCAGCTCGACCCGATCCAGCAGTCCTTTGTGGACCACGGGGCCGTGCAGTGCGGTTTCTGCACGCCCGGCCTGGTCGTCGCCGCGCATGACCTGCTCAGGCGCGTACCCGATCCCAGCGACGAGGAGATCCGCGAGGCGCTCGCCGGAAACCTGTGCCGCTGCACCGGATACGAGAAGATCCTCGACGCGGTTCGCGGTGCCAAATGA
- a CDS encoding TetR/AcrR family transcriptional regulator: MTGTRERIVNAGAELFRRNGYTGTGVKQIVAEAGAPFGSLYHFFPGGKEQLGEEVIRTSGMMYLRLFEIFFVDGAELVPTVEAVFESAAETLRETDYADACPIATVALEVASTNEPLRIATADVFTAWIDHGSAGLIAKFGLAPDRARELIIAIITSLEGAFVLSRALRSTEPLKVAGATAAHAARAALVC; the protein is encoded by the coding sequence GACCGGGACTCGTGAGCGCATCGTCAACGCCGGCGCGGAGCTCTTCCGCCGCAACGGCTACACGGGCACGGGCGTCAAGCAGATCGTCGCCGAGGCGGGCGCGCCCTTCGGGTCGCTCTATCACTTCTTCCCCGGCGGGAAGGAGCAGCTCGGCGAGGAGGTCATCCGCACCTCCGGGATGATGTACCTGCGGCTGTTCGAGATCTTCTTCGTCGACGGCGCCGAGCTCGTTCCCACGGTCGAGGCCGTCTTCGAGAGCGCCGCCGAGACACTGCGCGAGACCGACTACGCCGACGCCTGCCCGATCGCGACGGTCGCGCTGGAAGTCGCCAGCACGAACGAGCCGCTGCGGATCGCGACGGCCGACGTGTTCACGGCCTGGATCGACCACGGCTCGGCCGGGCTGATCGCGAAGTTCGGGCTGGCGCCCGACCGCGCCCGCGAGCTGATCATCGCGATCATCACGAGCCTGGAAGGCGCTTTCGTGCTCAGCCGGGCCCTGCGCAGCACGGAACCGCTGAAAGTCGCCGGCGCCACGGCCGCGCACGCCGCCCGCGCGGCGTTGGTTTGTTAA